From Desulfovibrio sp., the proteins below share one genomic window:
- a CDS encoding response regulator, which produces MSQQILIVEDEADIRELLRFNLEREGFSVLEAADGNEGLKLARQHMPDLMLLDVMLPGFDGFEVCRRLGAQSETANIPVLMLTARGEEMDRVVGLSLGADDYVVKPFSVRELMLRIRAVLRRGTRSSESPVLERHGIRLRPEAHTAEVQGEEMPLTATEFRLLEDLLRHAGAVRTREQLLNKVWGYSFEGYARTVDTHVRRLRAKLGGAAAMLETVRGVGYRIKE; this is translated from the coding sequence ATGAGTCAACAAATACTGATAGTTGAAGATGAAGCCGACATCCGTGAACTTTTACGTTTCAATCTTGAGCGTGAAGGCTTCAGCGTGCTGGAGGCAGCCGACGGTAATGAAGGTCTCAAGCTGGCCCGGCAACATATGCCCGACCTGATGCTGCTGGACGTCATGCTGCCGGGTTTTGACGGATTTGAGGTCTGCCGCCGTCTGGGTGCGCAGTCAGAAACCGCCAATATTCCGGTTCTCATGCTGACAGCCAGGGGCGAAGAAATGGACAGGGTCGTGGGATTGAGCCTTGGGGCGGACGACTACGTGGTCAAGCCCTTCAGCGTGCGTGAACTCATGCTGCGCATTCGGGCGGTATTGCGGCGCGGGACGCGCAGCAGTGAAAGCCCTGTGCTCGAACGTCACGGCATTCGCCTGCGGCCCGAAGCCCATACGGCCGAGGTGCAGGGCGAAGAAATGCCGCTCACCGCCACGGAGTTTCGTCTGCTTGAAGACCTGCTCCGCCATGCGGGAGCAGTGCGCACGCGCGAGCAGCTGTTGAACAAGGTGTGGGGCTATTCTTTTGAAGGGTATGCCCGCACCGTGGATACCCATGTGCGGCGTTTGCGCGCCAAGCTCGGCGGCGCGGCCGCCATGCTGGAAACGGTACGCGGCGTCGGCTACAGAATCAAGGAGTAG